Proteins from a genomic interval of Clostridium sp. 'deep sea':
- a CDS encoding (2Fe-2S)-binding protein, whose translation MRIKEHPILTWDKGKKVKFCFEGNELEGFETETIAAALHANGIKELRESEEMHRPRGLFCAIGNCSSCLMVVNGEPNVRVCVTKLQEGMRVERQLGKGELPQ comes from the coding sequence ATGCGTATAAAAGAGCACCCAATCCTAACATGGGATAAAGGGAAGAAAGTTAAATTTTGTTTTGAAGGTAATGAGCTAGAAGGATTTGAAACAGAAACTATTGCAGCTGCTTTACATGCTAATGGTATTAAGGAGCTACGCGAAAGTGAAGAAATGCATCGCCCACGTGGTTTATTTTGTGCTATTGGTAACTGTTCTTCATGTTTAATGGTGGTTAATGGTGAGCCAAATGTACGCGTATGTGTAACGAAGCTACAAGAAGGCATGCGTGTTGAGCGACAACTAGGAAAGGGTGAGTTACCACAATGA
- a CDS encoding amidohydrolase, whose amino-acid sequence MSLLNRANELKQEFINYRRDFHKHPELGMQENRTAQIVAEFLTNLGLDVKTGVANTGVVALLKGLEQGPTIGLRADMDALPILEQSEAPYSSKVQGVMHACGHDGHTAILMGVAKLLTECKHKIKGNVKFIFQPAEEGPGGALPMINEGVLQNPKVDMMFGLHISTKQGKAGQIAFKHGASSGGTGFARIKIKGYGGHGAHPHKSVDAIMASAHVLTALQTIISREIDPLEPVVITMGTIKGGYRYNVIADEVEMTGTIRTLSQDVKLGMPERFNRIIKGVCDSLRCTYELDYRQGIPSVINNEQATKLVEKVGNRVLGEQNVFKLKKASMGGEDFCYFSLEVPSCFFNLLALNESKNCHYPGHHPKYNFDEDCIPVGMAMLAESTLEALNELQ is encoded by the coding sequence ATGTCTTTATTAAACAGAGCAAACGAGTTAAAACAGGAGTTTATAAATTACAGAAGAGACTTTCATAAACACCCAGAGCTAGGTATGCAAGAAAACCGAACAGCTCAAATAGTTGCAGAGTTTTTAACAAATCTAGGTTTAGATGTGAAAACTGGAGTTGCTAATACAGGGGTTGTTGCCTTGTTAAAAGGTTTAGAACAAGGACCAACAATAGGTTTAAGAGCAGATATGGATGCCTTGCCAATTTTAGAACAAAGTGAAGCACCTTATTCATCAAAAGTACAGGGTGTTATGCATGCTTGTGGCCATGATGGACATACTGCAATTTTAATGGGAGTTGCAAAATTGCTTACTGAGTGTAAACACAAAATTAAAGGCAATGTGAAATTTATATTTCAGCCTGCAGAAGAAGGACCAGGTGGTGCTCTGCCTATGATTAATGAAGGTGTATTACAAAATCCTAAAGTAGACATGATGTTTGGTTTACATATTAGTACCAAGCAGGGTAAGGCTGGCCAAATAGCCTTTAAACATGGTGCAAGTTCTGGTGGAACAGGCTTTGCAAGAATTAAAATCAAAGGATATGGTGGTCATGGAGCTCACCCTCATAAATCAGTAGATGCAATTATGGCCTCAGCCCATGTTTTAACAGCACTGCAAACTATAATTTCCCGGGAAATTGATCCTCTTGAGCCAGTAGTTATTACTATGGGCACAATAAAAGGTGGATATCGTTATAATGTTATAGCCGATGAAGTTGAAATGACAGGTACAATAAGAACCCTAAGCCAAGATGTTAAATTAGGTATGCCAGAACGTTTTAACAGAATTATAAAAGGAGTATGTGATAGTTTGAGATGTACCTATGAATTAGATTATCGCCAAGGCATTCCATCAGTTATTAATAATGAGCAAGCAACTAAGTTGGTTGAAAAAGTGGGTAATAGAGTCTTAGGAGAACAAAATGTTTTCAAGTTAAAAAAGGCCTCAATGGGAGGAGAGGACTTTTGCTACTTTAGCTTAGAAGTACCGTCATGTTTTTTTAATTTATTAGCTCTAAATGAGTCTAAAAACTGCCACTATCCTGGTCACCATCCAAAATATAATTTTGATGAAGATTGTATACCAGTTGGTATGGCTATGTTAGCAGAGTCTACCTTAGAAGCACTTAATGAATTACAGTAA
- a CDS encoding amidohydrolase, whose translation MISSINRALKIKDKLVEIRRKIHKYPEIGLEEFRTADLVAKYLSKLGLEVTKGIANTGVVAVIKGVGKGPTIALRADMDALPIQEQNNHSYVSLVKGKMHACGHDGHTAILLGVAKLLTVKRRSFKGKVKLIFQPAEEIAAGALPMIKQGVLINPKVDMMFGLHIAPTNGEVGQISLATGAITASTKYFKLRINGFGGHGAHPHKSVDAIIAAAHVITALQTIASREINSLLPIVISIGTIHGGYRHNVIADEVEMTGTIRTLDEDIRVSIDNKIERIVSGICNSLRCSYELEIKQGLPSLINNNKATAIVKKVAEQLLGENNVFLMAHPSMGGDDFSYFSERVPCCYFRLHAGNKNKLCTYPLHHPKFNFDEDCLPYGVALLTDITLTALKEFG comes from the coding sequence ATGATCTCTTCAATAAATAGAGCATTAAAAATAAAAGACAAACTAGTTGAAATAAGAAGAAAAATTCATAAATATCCAGAAATTGGTCTCGAAGAGTTTAGAACTGCTGATTTAGTAGCTAAATACCTAAGTAAGTTAGGACTAGAAGTTACTAAAGGTATAGCAAACACTGGGGTAGTAGCTGTAATAAAAGGTGTTGGTAAGGGACCAACTATTGCTTTAAGAGCAGATATGGATGCATTACCTATTCAAGAACAAAATAATCACAGTTATGTTTCTTTAGTTAAAGGTAAAATGCATGCCTGTGGCCATGATGGACATACTGCAATTTTGCTTGGAGTAGCAAAACTACTAACAGTTAAAAGAAGAAGTTTTAAAGGTAAAGTTAAATTAATATTTCAACCAGCGGAAGAAATTGCAGCAGGTGCTTTACCTATGATTAAACAAGGAGTGTTAATTAATCCCAAAGTTGATATGATGTTTGGTTTGCACATTGCTCCTACTAACGGTGAAGTTGGTCAAATATCGCTAGCCACAGGAGCCATAACAGCTAGCACAAAATATTTTAAATTGAGAATTAACGGATTTGGAGGACATGGAGCTCATCCTCATAAGTCTGTAGATGCTATAATAGCTGCAGCACATGTAATAACTGCATTACAAACGATAGCCTCTCGAGAAATTAATTCATTACTTCCTATAGTAATATCCATTGGAACTATACATGGGGGTTATAGACATAATGTTATAGCTGATGAAGTAGAGATGACTGGAACCATTAGAACACTAGATGAGGACATTAGAGTAAGTATTGATAATAAAATAGAAAGAATAGTTAGCGGAATTTGTAATAGCTTAAGATGTAGTTATGAATTAGAAATAAAACAAGGGTTGCCCTCACTAATAAATAACAATAAAGCAACAGCTATTGTAAAAAAAGTTGCAGAGCAGTTGTTAGGCGAAAATAATGTGTTTCTTATGGCACATCCCTCTATGGGTGGGGATGATTTTTCATATTTTAGTGAAAGGGTTCCTTGTTGTTATTTTAGGTTACATGCAGGTAATAAAAATAAACTATGCACCTATCCTTTACATCACCCTAAGTTTAACTTTGATGAAGACTGTCTTCCGTATGGAGTAGCTCTGCTTACAGATATAACTTTAACAGCTTTAAAAGAGTTTGGTTAA
- a CDS encoding DUF554 domain-containing protein, which translates to MLKGSIINAILIIIGSLLGVFLQKGVSNKAKTTLMQAMALAVILVGLQMAIKSESIITVIISLGIGTVIGEIINIEAKLEKFGLFVENKFAKNFKGGFAKGFVTSSLVYCVGAMAIMGALQSGLENTHNTLIAKGIIDGITAIVFTSALGIGVLFSALPVFIYQSTITILAGYLNLFLNSTIILEMSATGGLLITAIGINLLGISNIKVGNMLPAIFMPILIVKLMSLF; encoded by the coding sequence ATGTTAAAAGGTAGCATTATTAACGCAATACTGATTATTATAGGATCGCTATTAGGTGTTTTTCTTCAAAAAGGTGTTTCGAATAAAGCTAAAACAACGTTAATGCAAGCTATGGCTCTAGCTGTAATACTCGTAGGATTACAAATGGCAATAAAAAGTGAAAGTATAATAACTGTTATTATAAGTTTAGGTATAGGCACTGTAATTGGTGAAATTATAAATATTGAAGCTAAACTTGAAAAGTTCGGCTTATTTGTAGAAAATAAATTTGCCAAAAATTTTAAGGGTGGCTTTGCAAAGGGTTTTGTAACAAGTAGCCTTGTTTATTGTGTAGGAGCAATGGCTATTATGGGTGCATTGCAGAGTGGGCTAGAAAATACACATAATACTCTCATTGCAAAAGGAATTATAGATGGAATTACAGCTATAGTGTTTACTTCGGCCTTAGGAATTGGAGTACTTTTTTCAGCATTACCAGTATTTATATACCAGAGTACAATTACTATACTTGCAGGATATTTAAATTTATTTTTAAATTCAACTATTATATTGGAAATGAGTGCAACTGGTGGTTTACTTATTACTGCTATTGGTATTAACTTATTAGGCATAAGTAATATTAAAGTAGGTAATATGTTGCCAGCTATTTTTATGCCAATTTTAATAGTTAAACTTATGTCTCTATTTTAG
- a CDS encoding ParB/RepB/Spo0J family partition protein has product MSSKSRGLGKGLGALLPDKPLYENNDSTTEFIRQINITKIIPNHNQPRRDFDNEKLQELSESIKEHGILQPIIVVQEGINYKIVAGERRYRAAKMADLKTIPCIIRKLSNTKVLELALIENIQREDLMPLEEATALHTLTEQLSVSKTDLAKKLGKSRSYVSNMIRLLDLPIEVQELVTENRISYGHARALLSLNTREEMIVFANEIVKNNLSVRDIEKIVRKQNNSVQVKEKEIKKTSPEDNLRFLIIKEYENDLKSLLKTQVQIKDAQNKGRIIIDYYSDEDLDRLIRKFRK; this is encoded by the coding sequence ATGAGTAGTAAAAGTAGAGGTTTAGGTAAGGGGTTAGGCGCATTATTGCCTGATAAACCTTTATATGAAAATAACGACTCAACTACTGAGTTTATAAGACAGATAAATATTACTAAAATAATTCCAAACCATAATCAGCCAAGAAGAGACTTTGATAATGAAAAATTACAAGAACTATCCGAATCAATAAAAGAACATGGCATTTTACAACCAATTATAGTGGTACAAGAAGGCATAAACTATAAAATAGTGGCTGGTGAGAGAAGATACAGAGCTGCTAAAATGGCAGATTTAAAAACAATACCTTGTATAATCCGCAAACTAAGCAATACCAAAGTGTTAGAATTGGCATTAATAGAGAATATTCAAAGAGAAGACTTAATGCCTTTAGAAGAAGCAACTGCTTTACATACGTTAACAGAACAGTTATCCGTAAGTAAGACCGATTTAGCAAAAAAATTAGGAAAAAGTAGATCTTATGTTTCAAATATGATTAGGCTACTAGATCTACCTATTGAAGTTCAAGAGCTCGTTACTGAAAATAGAATATCTTATGGACATGCTAGAGCACTTTTATCATTAAATACTAGAGAAGAAATGATTGTATTCGCTAACGAAATAGTGAAAAATAATTTAAGTGTAAGAGATATCGAAAAAATAGTTAGAAAACAGAACAATTCAGTACAAGTTAAGGAAAAAGAGATTAAGAAAACATCTCCAGAAGACAATTTAAGATTCCTTATCATTAAAGAATATGAAAATGACCTAAAAAGTTTACTAAAAACACAAGTTCAGATAAAAGATGCTCAAAACAAAGGTCGAATCATAATAGATTACTATAGTGATGAAGATTTAGATAGGCTGATACGTAAGTTTAGAAAATAG
- a CDS encoding AAA family ATPase, producing MIRIYALANQKGGVGKTTTAVNLSACLAKQGKKVLLVDIDPQGNSTSGLGIRKHDLKYCIYNVLIDDYPLEMVIKKTEIDNLDIVPATLNLAGAEIELVPMFSRESKLDDALEYVKDTYDYILIDCPPSLGLLTFNAFTAATDVLIPIQCEFYALEGLSQLINSINLARQYLNKNLNIGGVVLTMYDSRTKLSQEVAEEVKKYFPDKIFNTIIHRNVRLSEAPSHGKPIISYDINSSGAMAYTELAREVIANE from the coding sequence ATGATAAGAATTTACGCATTAGCAAATCAAAAGGGTGGGGTAGGTAAAACTACTACTGCGGTGAATTTATCTGCATGTTTGGCTAAACAAGGTAAAAAAGTACTTTTAGTGGACATTGATCCTCAAGGAAATTCAACAAGTGGTTTAGGTATACGAAAACATGACCTAAAATACTGTATATACAATGTTTTAATAGATGATTATCCATTAGAAATGGTTATAAAAAAAACAGAAATAGACAACCTTGATATAGTACCCGCTACATTAAACTTAGCAGGAGCAGAAATAGAACTTGTACCCATGTTTTCTCGTGAAAGTAAACTAGATGATGCTTTAGAATATGTAAAAGACACATATGATTACATATTAATAGATTGTCCGCCATCATTAGGTTTACTAACTTTTAATGCTTTTACAGCAGCAACAGATGTTCTAATTCCTATACAATGTGAATTTTATGCTTTAGAGGGATTATCACAATTAATAAATTCTATTAACTTGGCTAGGCAATACTTAAACAAAAACCTTAATATAGGTGGTGTAGTATTAACTATGTATGATAGTAGAACTAAATTGTCACAAGAGGTAGCAGAAGAAGTGAAAAAATATTTTCCAGACAAAATTTTTAACACAATCATTCATAGAAACGTGCGACTAAGCGAAGCACCAAGTCATGGTAAACCTATCATTTCTTATGACATTAACAGTAGCGGTGCAATGGCATACACAGAGTTAGCTAGGGAGGTAATTGCAAATGAGTAG
- a CDS encoding helix-turn-helix transcriptional regulator produces MGYRIKKSIDLKKMIYAYDDFILSNHPFADFASAAGIDKGYLSGIVNGRIDPGIKAARNICKVLKLQIDDVFDVIF; encoded by the coding sequence ATGGGTTACCGTATTAAAAAATCTATAGATCTTAAAAAAATGATTTACGCATATGATGATTTTATACTAAGTAATCATCCTTTCGCAGATTTTGCATCAGCTGCAGGTATAGATAAAGGTTATTTGTCTGGTATTGTGAATGGTAGAATTGATCCCGGTATTAAAGCTGCACGTAATATCTGCAAAGTACTTAAATTACAGATAGATGATGTTTTTGATGTGATATTTTAG
- the gyrA gene encoding DNA gyrase subunit A: MSEFKQGKILPVDISDEISKSYLTYAMTVIVGRALPDVRDGLKPAHRRILYAMSQMGLAPNKSYQKSARTVGEVLGKYHPHGDIVVYDTMVRMAQDFNIRYPLVDGHGNFGSIDGDSAAAMRYTEARLEHITLELLRDLDKETVDFKPNFDEQLKEPVVLPARYPNLLVNGSSGIAVGMATNIPPHNLGEVIDGCVALIDNPDLTIEELIEVIPGPDFPTGGFIMGRDEIHKAYRTGRGVLKVRAKTRIEQMRNGKSRIVVTELPYNVNKARMIEKIAHIVRDKKVEGITDLRDESDRDGIRVVIELRRDVDPNVVLNRLYKNSQLQESFGIIMLALINNEPKVMNLKKMLGHYVDHQKEVVRRRTKYLLKKAEDRAHILEGYRIALDNIDEVIKLIKASKTVEVAKNGLITNFGLSEIQAKAILEMRLQRLTGLERDKIEEEYKSLLKEIARLQSILNNELLLLQIIKDELLAVRDKFADDRRTEIIAAEGEIDVIDLIADEDVVVTITHKGYIKRQSLSEYSSQRRGGRGRTGFKSKDKDFVEQLFISTTHHQLLVFSNRGIMYRVPIYQIPESGRHSRGVLIQNITALKRGEKIMATMPIKSFDDYKYLLTSTRKGFVKRTLCTEYESMRLGGLIAVNLQDDDELIGVKLTNGENDILIGTYHGKVIRFPESQIRPMGRATRGVSGIMLSGDDAVVEMDVITANSAVLSVTANGYGKRTDSSEFRQQNRYGKGVILMKTNEITGHVVGFKVIEDGNDVMMITESGIIIRVAVDEIPSYGRNTRGVRLQNLETDDKIVAIARIAINESKK, translated from the coding sequence ATGTCTGAATTTAAACAAGGTAAAATATTACCTGTAGATATAAGTGATGAAATTAGTAAATCATATTTAACTTATGCAATGACTGTTATTGTTGGCAGAGCCCTACCTGACGTAAGAGATGGTTTAAAGCCTGCCCATAGACGTATTTTGTATGCAATGAGCCAAATGGGTTTAGCTCCTAATAAATCGTATCAAAAGTCAGCACGTACGGTAGGTGAGGTGCTAGGTAAATATCATCCACATGGTGATATAGTAGTATACGATACCATGGTAAGAATGGCACAAGACTTTAATATTAGGTACCCATTAGTAGATGGACATGGAAACTTTGGTTCTATAGATGGAGACTCTGCTGCTGCAATGCGTTACACAGAAGCTCGTTTAGAACACATAACCCTAGAACTGTTAAGAGATCTAGATAAAGAAACAGTAGATTTCAAGCCTAACTTTGATGAGCAATTAAAAGAACCAGTTGTGTTACCTGCAAGATATCCTAATTTATTGGTGAATGGATCATCTGGAATTGCTGTTGGTATGGCAACTAATATTCCACCACATAATTTAGGTGAGGTTATAGATGGCTGTGTTGCTCTAATTGATAATCCTGATTTAACAATCGAAGAGTTAATTGAAGTTATACCTGGACCAGATTTTCCCACAGGCGGATTTATTATGGGAAGAGATGAGATACACAAAGCATATAGAACTGGTAGAGGTGTGCTAAAAGTACGTGCTAAAACCAGAATAGAGCAGATGCGTAATGGAAAATCAAGGATAGTAGTTACAGAGTTACCATATAATGTAAATAAGGCTCGGATGATTGAAAAAATTGCTCATATTGTACGTGATAAAAAAGTTGAAGGTATAACTGATTTACGTGATGAGAGTGATAGAGACGGTATTCGTGTAGTAATAGAATTAAGAAGAGATGTTGATCCCAATGTAGTTTTAAATAGATTATACAAAAATAGTCAACTGCAAGAGTCATTTGGTATTATTATGCTTGCATTAATTAATAATGAACCGAAGGTAATGAACCTTAAAAAAATGTTAGGTCATTATGTTGATCATCAAAAAGAAGTTGTAAGGCGTAGAACCAAGTACTTACTAAAAAAAGCAGAAGACAGAGCACATATATTAGAGGGTTATAGAATTGCTCTTGATAATATAGATGAAGTTATTAAATTAATAAAAGCTTCTAAAACTGTTGAGGTTGCTAAGAATGGCTTAATTACTAATTTTGGATTATCAGAAATTCAAGCAAAAGCCATTTTAGAAATGAGACTACAAAGATTAACAGGTTTAGAAAGAGATAAAATTGAAGAAGAATATAAAAGTTTATTAAAAGAAATAGCTAGATTACAATCAATACTAAATAATGAGCTTTTATTACTACAAATAATAAAAGATGAATTATTAGCAGTAAGAGATAAATTTGCAGATGATCGAAGAACAGAAATTATAGCCGCAGAGGGTGAGATTGATGTTATTGATTTAATCGCAGATGAAGATGTTGTAGTTACAATTACTCATAAAGGTTATATAAAACGTCAATCTCTTAGTGAATATAGTAGTCAACGTAGAGGAGGTAGAGGTAGAACTGGATTTAAGTCAAAAGATAAAGACTTTGTTGAGCAATTATTTATTAGTACTACTCACCACCAATTGTTGGTGTTCTCAAATAGGGGCATTATGTATCGAGTTCCTATTTACCAAATACCTGAGTCTGGTCGACACTCGCGTGGAGTACTTATTCAAAACATAACTGCCTTAAAGCGTGGCGAAAAAATTATGGCTACTATGCCAATTAAGTCATTTGATGACTACAAGTATTTATTAACTTCTACCAGAAAAGGATTTGTAAAGCGTACCCTTTGTACTGAATATGAAAGTATGAGGTTGGGTGGTTTAATAGCTGTTAATTTACAAGATGATGATGAGTTAATAGGCGTAAAACTAACCAATGGTGAAAATGATATCTTAATTGGAACTTATCACGGAAAAGTAATTAGATTTCCTGAAAGCCAAATAAGACCAATGGGTAGGGCGACTAGAGGTGTTAGTGGAATTATGCTCTCTGGTGATGATGCTGTAGTGGAAATGGATGTTATTACAGCAAATTCTGCGGTTCTTAGTGTGACAGCTAATGGCTATGGCAAAAGAACAGATTCATCTGAGTTTAGACAGCAAAACAGATATGGTAAAGGCGTTATCTTAATGAAAACTAACGAAATTACTGGTCATGTTGTAGGATTTAAAGTAATAGAAGATGGTAATGATGTAATGATGATTACTGAATCTGGTATTATTATAAGGGTTGCTGTAGATGAAATTCCTAGTTATGGTCGTAATACACGTGGCGTTCGTCTACAAAATTTAGAGACAGACGATAAAATTGTTGCAATTGCAAGAATAGCTATTAATGAATCTAAAAAATAG
- the gyrB gene encoding DNA topoisomerase (ATP-hydrolyzing) subunit B has product MPMNQKVQAGVYDESQIKVLEGLEAVRKRPGMYIGSTSIHGLHHLVYEVVDNSIDEAMAGRCDRIEVTILKDNSIRVADNGVGIPVGKHPKMGKSTLEVVMTVLHAGGKFGGEGYKVSGGLHGVGVSVVNALSEYMKAEVHRDGGIYVQEYLRGVPKEIVKKVGTTKKTGTIQTFRPDSEIFDTLEFDFHTLDGRLRELAFLNKGVTITFSDERSTEEKKVEYCYEGGIVSFVQKLNENKGVVTRDVIYVTGSEGSSQLEVALQYNDGYSENIFSFANNIKTTEGGTHESGFKSALTRVINSYARKNNLIKDKDPDLTGDDIREGLMAVLSIRLSEPQFEGQTKTKLGNGNIKGFVESLMGEHLGNYLKEHPSDAKKIVDKSLRAARAREAAKKARELTRRKNALEISSLPGKLSDCSVKDPALSELYLVEGDSAAGSAKMGRDRRFQAILPLGGKIINVEKARLDRILNHKEVRTIITALGTGIAEEFKLEKSRYHKVIIMADADVDGSHIRTLLLTFLFRYMKPLITAGYIYIAQPPLYLVKKGRKEHYAYSDEERDTILSEIGRKGISIQRYKGLGEMDPNQLWETTMNPENRILLKVNMADAIKADEMFTILMGDNVEPRRNFIQKNARKVKEIDV; this is encoded by the coding sequence ATGCCGATGAATCAAAAAGTACAAGCTGGTGTGTATGACGAGTCGCAGATTAAGGTACTTGAGGGATTAGAAGCAGTAAGAAAAAGACCAGGTATGTACATAGGTTCTACTTCAATTCATGGTTTACATCACCTTGTTTATGAGGTTGTGGACAATAGTATAGATGAGGCTATGGCTGGTCGTTGCGACAGGATAGAGGTTACTATTCTTAAAGATAACTCTATTAGAGTAGCTGATAATGGGGTAGGTATACCTGTAGGCAAACATCCTAAAATGGGTAAATCAACATTAGAGGTAGTAATGACAGTATTACATGCTGGAGGAAAATTTGGAGGCGAAGGCTATAAAGTTTCTGGTGGTTTACACGGTGTAGGTGTATCTGTTGTAAACGCATTGTCTGAATATATGAAGGCAGAGGTACATAGAGACGGTGGTATTTATGTTCAGGAATACCTTCGTGGTGTGCCAAAAGAAATTGTTAAAAAAGTTGGTACAACTAAAAAAACAGGTACAATACAAACATTTAGGCCAGATAGTGAAATATTTGACACTCTTGAGTTTGACTTTCATACCTTAGATGGCAGACTTAGAGAGTTGGCATTTTTAAATAAGGGAGTAACTATAACATTTTCGGACGAACGATCTACAGAGGAAAAAAAGGTAGAGTATTGTTATGAGGGTGGTATTGTATCCTTTGTACAAAAGCTTAATGAAAATAAAGGTGTAGTTACCAGAGATGTTATTTATGTTACTGGTTCAGAAGGCAGTAGCCAACTAGAGGTTGCTCTCCAGTATAATGATGGTTATAGTGAAAATATATTTTCATTTGCCAATAATATTAAGACCACTGAAGGTGGTACACATGAGTCTGGTTTTAAATCTGCTTTAACAAGAGTTATTAACAGCTATGCTCGAAAAAATAATTTAATTAAAGATAAAGATCCTGACTTAACAGGTGATGATATTAGAGAGGGTTTAATGGCTGTACTTAGCATAAGACTCTCTGAGCCTCAATTTGAAGGTCAAACTAAAACCAAATTAGGTAATGGCAATATTAAGGGATTTGTTGAGTCTTTAATGGGTGAGCATTTGGGTAACTACTTAAAAGAACACCCCTCAGATGCCAAAAAAATTGTAGATAAATCCTTAAGAGCAGCTAGAGCAAGAGAGGCAGCTAAAAAAGCAAGAGAGCTCACTCGTAGAAAGAATGCTTTAGAGATTTCATCATTACCTGGTAAGCTATCTGATTGCTCTGTAAAAGACCCTGCACTATCTGAACTGTACTTAGTAGAGGGTGACTCTGCGGCAGGTTCAGCTAAAATGGGTAGAGATAGAAGATTTCAAGCTATATTGCCTTTAGGTGGAAAAATTATTAATGTAGAAAAAGCTCGGTTAGACCGTATTTTAAATCATAAAGAGGTACGAACTATAATAACAGCTTTAGGTACAGGTATAGCAGAGGAGTTTAAGCTTGAAAAATCTCGATACCATAAAGTTATTATTATGGCTGATGCCGACGTAGATGGATCACATATTAGAACTCTTTTGCTAACATTTTTGTTTAGATATATGAAGCCTTTAATTACTGCCGGATATATATATATAGCGCAACCACCTTTATACTTAGTTAAAAAAGGTAGGAAAGAACACTATGCCTATAGTGATGAAGAGCGAGATACAATTCTAAGTGAAATTGGCAGAAAAGGTATTAGTATTCAGCGTTATAAAGGTCTTGGTGAAATGGATCCAAATCAACTTTGGGAAACTACAATGAATCCAGAGAATAGAATCTTATTAAAGGTTAATATGGCAGATGCTATTAAAGCAGATGAAATGTTTACTATTTTAATGGGTGATAATGTAGAGCCACGGCGTAATTTTATACAAAAGAATGCCCGCAAAGTAAAAGAGATTGACGTGTAG
- the recF gene encoding DNA replication/repair protein RecF — protein sequence MKITRVVSYNFRNILKADIKPAKNLNIFLGSNAQGKSNFLESIYMFVSGRSYRTTKTSDLINFNKTKSEVVIDLEKKESNYSLYLGISENKKQLTIDGINRKKVADLLGYLNVVSFFPRDLQLVSGGPRLRREFIDLEISQVIPAYYKTCQQYDRIIKQRNMLLKNAHRNGFSESILATFNDQMINLGTNIILRRLEMLYKLSILAKLAHRNISNGEDNLIINYKSSLGLEDDISKVYKIKKDIIEDMFFQKLKLVSKKEKERRTSLVGPHLDDLGFIINGHDVKRFGSQGQQRTTVLSLKLAELQFMKSETGEMPILLLDDVLSELDRKRQTLLLETAAGNSQTFVATTDISLLSDKIIRDANIYRVENGKFFEQGSKINRE from the coding sequence ATGAAAATAACTAGAGTTGTTAGCTACAATTTTAGAAATATCCTTAAAGCAGACATTAAACCAGCAAAAAACCTTAATATTTTTTTGGGTAGTAACGCTCAAGGTAAATCTAATTTTTTAGAATCTATTTATATGTTTGTGTCAGGAAGATCTTACAGAACAACTAAAACTTCTGATTTAATTAATTTTAACAAAACAAAAAGTGAAGTTGTGATAGATTTAGAAAAAAAAGAAAGCAACTATAGCTTATATTTAGGTATTTCAGAAAATAAAAAGCAGTTAACTATAGATGGAATAAACAGAAAAAAGGTAGCCGATTTATTAGGTTACCTTAATGTTGTGTCTTTTTTTCCGAGAGACTTACAGTTAGTTAGTGGGGGACCACGTTTACGGAGAGAATTTATAGATTTAGAAATTAGTCAAGTTATTCCTGCTTACTATAAAACCTGTCAGCAATACGATAGAATAATTAAGCAGCGAAACATGCTTTTAAAAAATGCTCATCGAAATGGCTTTTCAGAGAGTATTTTGGCAACTTTTAATGATCAAATGATAAACTTAGGTACAAATATTATATTAAGAAGACTTGAAATGTTATATAAATTAAGTATTTTGGCTAAGTTGGCACATAGAAATATAAGCAATGGTGAAGATAATTTAATAATTAACTATAAGTCAAGTTTAGGGCTTGAAGATGATATCTCTAAAGTTTATAAAATAAAAAAAGATATTATTGAGGATATGTTCTTTCAAAAGTTAAAGTTAGTAAGTAAAAAAGAAAAAGAGCGAAGAACATCTTTAGTTGGCCCACACTTAGATGATTTAGGTTTTATAATAAATGGACATGACGTTAAACGATTTGGTTCTCAGGGTCAGCAACGAACAACGGTTTTGTCACTAAAGCTTGCTGAGCTCCAATTTATGAAATCAGAAACAGGAGAGATGCCTATTTTACTGTTAGATGATGTGTTAAGTGAATTAGATCGTAAAAGACAAACCTTATTATTAGAAACAGCAGCAGGAAATAGCCAAACCTTTGTAGCAACAACAGATATTTCTCTTTTATCCGATAAAATAATTAGAGATGCCAATATTTATAGAGTTGAAAACGGAAAGTTCTTTGAGCAAGGTAGTAAAATAAATAGAGAGTAA